The following coding sequences lie in one Arthrobacter sp. SLBN-122 genomic window:
- a CDS encoding GntR family transcriptional regulator: protein MNAASPEEEVLIPGRPMLVDQVFEAILSLLLDDKISTGSPLSIDGLAKRFKVSSTPVREALARLETTGMVRREALRGYKVAPEPTASDIAALLTSRQILEPACTNIAAGNSTEELVADLEGFHRDLEASRRGGDTFAGYRAYWKADENFHRRIVEATDNEFLLRAYSSIEGSIQRFRLMVHNDMSGDHTVQEHQAIIEAIKAGDPEAATAAMSRHIEGIKSRSLSLSKFGQQG, encoded by the coding sequence ATGAACGCCGCTTCGCCTGAAGAAGAAGTCCTGATCCCCGGCCGGCCCATGCTGGTGGACCAGGTGTTTGAGGCCATCCTGTCCCTGTTGCTGGACGACAAGATCTCCACCGGGTCGCCGTTGAGCATTGACGGTCTGGCCAAGCGCTTCAAGGTGTCTTCAACCCCCGTGAGGGAAGCCCTGGCACGCCTGGAAACCACAGGCATGGTCAGGCGCGAAGCCCTGCGGGGATACAAGGTGGCGCCGGAACCCACGGCCAGCGACATCGCCGCGCTGCTGACCTCCCGGCAGATTCTTGAACCCGCCTGCACCAACATTGCCGCCGGTAATTCAACCGAGGAGTTGGTGGCGGACCTGGAAGGCTTCCACCGTGACCTTGAGGCGTCCCGTCGGGGCGGTGACACGTTTGCCGGCTACCGCGCCTACTGGAAGGCGGACGAGAACTTTCACCGGCGGATCGTGGAGGCCACGGACAACGAGTTCCTGCTAAGGGCCTACTCCTCCATCGAGGGAAGTATCCAACGGTTCCGGCTCATGGTCCACAACGACATGAGCGGCGACCATACCGTGCAGGAACACCAAGCAATCATTGAAGCCATCAAGGCGGGCGACCCGGAGGCGGCCACTGCGGCAATGAGCCGCCATATCGAGGGCATCAAATCCCGTTCGCTGAGCCTCTCGAAGTTCGGCCAGCAGGGCTGA
- a CDS encoding ABC transporter substrate-binding protein: protein MIQFRSMLVAVAAVSMASVLLAGCSNPEMTSSAQSGAPKSTGSAEAVKVDDAAAAALPKEAKDKGTLTVTMSQSSPPLHFMAADGTTIQGVDPEIAMALGQTLGLKTEVKSGPFDGIIPGIAAGKFDMAVSQMSPSTERMKVLDFVDYYQSGSGIGVAPGNPQHLTLDSLCGKRVGVLKGSFQDLKRLPALSQACTAAGNPAIEAMTYPDMQAPNLALTAGRIDAVYIDGPTLGYAIKQGGQIELLGEKDVSPVSIGFKKGAGLEKAVQLGMESLAKSGKYKEILDKWGVGSGAISDFAFNKAQ from the coding sequence ATGATTCAGTTTCGATCGATGTTGGTAGCCGTCGCCGCAGTTTCCATGGCAAGCGTCCTTCTCGCCGGCTGCTCCAACCCGGAAATGACCAGCTCGGCCCAGTCTGGCGCTCCTAAATCCACCGGTTCCGCGGAGGCCGTCAAAGTCGACGACGCCGCCGCGGCAGCCCTCCCCAAAGAAGCCAAGGACAAGGGGACCCTGACCGTCACCATGAGCCAGAGCTCCCCGCCGCTGCACTTCATGGCCGCGGACGGAACCACCATTCAAGGTGTGGACCCTGAAATCGCCATGGCCTTGGGGCAGACGCTCGGCCTGAAAACGGAGGTCAAGAGCGGCCCGTTCGACGGCATCATCCCCGGTATTGCTGCCGGCAAGTTCGACATGGCCGTATCCCAGATGTCGCCCTCGACCGAACGCATGAAAGTGCTCGATTTCGTCGACTACTACCAGTCAGGCAGTGGCATTGGCGTGGCTCCCGGCAACCCGCAGCATCTGACGCTGGACTCACTCTGCGGCAAGCGGGTGGGCGTGCTGAAGGGGTCCTTCCAGGACCTCAAGCGCCTCCCCGCCCTGTCCCAGGCCTGCACGGCCGCGGGCAATCCAGCCATTGAGGCCATGACCTACCCGGACATGCAGGCCCCCAACCTCGCGCTGACCGCCGGCCGGATCGATGCCGTCTACATCGACGGACCCACCCTGGGCTACGCCATCAAGCAGGGCGGCCAGATCGAACTGCTGGGCGAGAAGGACGTCTCCCCGGTCAGCATCGGTTTCAAGAAGGGCGCCGGCCTGGAGAAGGCCGTCCAGCTCGGCATGGAGTCCCTTGCCAAGAGCGGGAAGTACAAGGAAATCCTCGACAAGTGGGGCGTGGGCAGCGGTGCAATCTCTGACTTCGCCTTCAACAAGGCGCAGTAG
- a CDS encoding amino acid ABC transporter permease, translating to MANTATQTDAKASAGDGLDRQLLQGRPHQRHGGLWLTAAIVLFAIFLVSYSLITNPRFEWNVVFAWFASERLFTGLLRTLGLTAISMAVGIVVGVLLALARLAPNVIVAGTAAFLVWLFRGVPVFVQLLFWGFIAAIYPRIAVGVPFGPEFFSVDANVLITPFMAAILGLGLNEGAYMSEIVRAGLLSVNRGQTEAATALGMRRFAILSRIVLPQAMKIIIPPTGNQTISMLKTTSLVSVLAFPELLYSAQLVYSANFKTIPLLIAASMWYLLVTSILSLGQYFIERHFNRGGITSGRSTRRPRKPKAVNSPTPPLEARP from the coding sequence ATGGCCAACACAGCCACGCAGACTGACGCCAAGGCATCAGCCGGGGACGGGCTGGACCGCCAGCTTCTCCAGGGCCGTCCCCACCAGCGCCACGGAGGGTTGTGGCTGACGGCGGCGATCGTCCTCTTCGCGATCTTCCTGGTCAGTTACTCCCTGATCACCAATCCGCGCTTCGAGTGGAACGTGGTGTTCGCATGGTTTGCCTCGGAAAGGCTCTTCACCGGCCTCCTCCGGACGCTGGGACTGACGGCGATCTCCATGGCCGTGGGAATCGTCGTCGGCGTCCTGCTGGCGCTGGCCAGACTCGCGCCGAATGTCATCGTCGCCGGAACTGCCGCGTTCCTGGTCTGGCTATTCCGCGGGGTGCCGGTGTTCGTCCAACTCCTCTTCTGGGGTTTCATCGCCGCCATCTACCCACGGATTGCGGTGGGTGTGCCGTTCGGACCCGAGTTCTTCTCGGTGGACGCCAACGTGCTCATCACACCGTTCATGGCGGCGATCCTGGGCTTGGGCCTGAATGAAGGCGCCTACATGTCGGAGATCGTCCGAGCCGGGCTCCTCAGCGTCAACCGCGGGCAGACGGAGGCGGCCACGGCCCTGGGCATGCGGCGGTTCGCCATCCTTTCCCGGATTGTGCTGCCGCAGGCGATGAAGATCATCATCCCGCCTACGGGCAACCAGACCATCTCCATGCTGAAGACCACATCGCTGGTGAGCGTCCTGGCCTTCCCCGAGCTGCTCTACTCTGCGCAGCTGGTCTACAGCGCCAACTTCAAGACCATTCCGCTGCTGATCGCTGCAAGCATGTGGTATCTGCTGGTCACCAGCATCCTGAGCCTGGGGCAGTACTTCATTGAACGGCACTTCAACCGGGGCGGAATCACCTCTGGGCGCAGCACCCGGCGGCCCCGCAAGCCCAAGGCCGTGAACTCCCCCACCCCACCACTGGAGGCCCGGCCATGA
- a CDS encoding amino acid ABC transporter ATP-binding protein translates to MTNVMIEAQGVTKSFGDLEVLKGIDLTIPKGSVTCIIGPSGSGKSTFLRCINQLETLDGGYILVEGQPVGVKIRKGRLHAQNNAEAAKMRENIGMVFQSFNLFPHMTVLENICEAPVRVRKENRKAVQDRARILLERVGLSEKVHAYPASLSGGQQQRVAIARALAMEPRLMLFDEPTSALDPELVGEVLDVMRKLADGGMTMIVVTHEIGFAREVGDHLIFMDGGGIVEQGDPRTVLSDPQHERTKQFLAKVI, encoded by the coding sequence ATGACCAACGTGATGATCGAAGCACAGGGAGTCACCAAGAGCTTCGGCGACCTGGAGGTCCTCAAAGGCATTGACCTGACTATCCCCAAGGGCAGCGTTACCTGCATCATCGGGCCGTCAGGCTCCGGCAAGTCGACGTTCCTCCGCTGCATCAACCAGCTGGAAACGCTCGACGGCGGGTACATCCTTGTGGAGGGACAGCCGGTTGGCGTGAAGATCAGGAAAGGCCGGCTGCACGCGCAGAACAACGCCGAGGCGGCGAAAATGCGCGAGAACATCGGCATGGTTTTCCAGAGCTTCAACCTTTTCCCGCACATGACGGTGCTGGAGAACATCTGCGAGGCGCCGGTCAGGGTGAGGAAGGAGAACCGCAAGGCCGTGCAGGACCGGGCCCGGATCCTCCTGGAGCGGGTGGGGCTCTCCGAGAAGGTCCACGCCTACCCTGCGTCCCTTTCCGGCGGCCAGCAGCAGCGCGTGGCCATCGCCAGGGCACTGGCCATGGAGCCACGGCTGATGCTGTTCGATGAGCCCACATCGGCCCTGGACCCGGAGCTCGTGGGCGAGGTGCTGGACGTGATGCGCAAGCTCGCGGACGGCGGGATGACCATGATCGTGGTGACCCACGAGATCGGCTTCGCCCGCGAAGTTGGCGACCACCTGATCTTCATGGACGGCGGCGGCATCGTGGAGCAGGGCGACCCACGGACTGTCCTGAGCGACCCCCAGCATGAGCGCACCAAACAATTCCTGGCGAAAGTAATTTAG